The genome window tatataattaacagaaGAGTTATATgtcgattttaatgaaatcacATCTTTATGAGAGGAGCACTTATTGAAATAATCAGTTAAATTACTGCACATccataaatgaatgatatttttatcataGTTCCCTTGACGGTAATATGAAAGATCGGTTTTGACACATGTAAAAGGTGTTCCATTTTCTCCTCTTTCACCATCATTTCCACTCTCACCATCATCTCCTAAATACCCCTGAGAATTGTGTATAGAAATTTTTGAAGGATTATATTCTCCTAACAAAAGGATATAACCAGGATTTCCTCCAATACCTCCAactcccccatttccacctcggCCACCATTACTACCGGTATCACCATTAAGAGAATATAATTCCATATCAAGTTCAAAATCATTCATGGTATCAGCGTCAGATAATTCTTTCAAAGGATAAGATATCAAACCACTGTCCCGCAACTTATCATAATCACCAAAACTTTGTCTAAATTTCTTAAATCCATGAAGTCCATTACTTCCAACTTTTCCATTTCCTCCATTTTGGCCAGGCCCTCCTTTACCACCATTCGCACTTACAACTAGATTTTCCTCATTAATAAAATAGGATCCAATACCAAAAAAATTTCCACCATTCCCTCCTGGAAGCCCAACTAATCCATCTTTCCCACTTTCACCTAACTCTTTTCCATTATTGTGCGTTTTTCCTGGAATGCCATCAATGTTTATTTCTCTATTACCAATAATCTCCCATTTGGGAGCTGCAATCATTACATTTATTCCTTTAAAGTATTCTTCAGTCAAGTCTGTATCAATGAATACAGTATGAAGTCCATAAATTACTAACATTTTAATAGGTATATTGCCACAATAATTTCTTAGTAgggtattgttttttattgaactaAATGTAACAAAGTAACCTTTCACAGTAATTTTTCCATCATCacaagaaatatttgtttgaCTTTTAATTGTTAGAGATATTACATCATCAAATTCCAGTTTTCTATCAGCTGTTAAAGACGTAGAACTAAAATCTGAATCAagattttcatacaataattcAACGATATTAGAAAGAACAGTTTTACTTGAATCAGTAGAGTTGTATAACTCAGTAGGTTTGTACAGTTCAGATTTAGATACTTGAATTTTATAGGTAGAAAaatgttcaaacatttttattagaaaactgtACCATGataattcttcttttataaaatttaaaatttttttcatttgttcagcCCACATAACTGTTGTCAAAATCGGACTAATATCTGTAAACtgctgaatattaattaaatattcttcaatttcaaaatatgtattattttctaactcctttaattgaatattttcttttgaaataaagtcttttaaaattgtagaataatttttataattgttggatacttttaaatcattttttaaagttattagtctttttgaaattgtattttgataattatacaaTTGATAAACATCAGTGTATTTGGACATTTgcaatttataatgattttccaGTAATTCATGTATATATGAAGACATATCTGTAACTATGTCGTTGATATACCACAATAGACAATACAGATAATTCCTAGCGCTACCTGACAACGCATATCCTACATCATTTTCAGAAAGTTCACTGTATTTGATATTAACCATTGTGTTTCTTAAAGTCTCTTTAGCTTGTTGAAGCAATGGTATTTGAGATAGGATTCCTGCTTGTGAGGGtctatggaaaatatttattcttttataatttccattTGCATCAGTTTCTTGAAAAGCATCTATGAGTTTTATactattttctaaaaagattttttctttattttcatcggagtttaataatttttcattaagtgATATTTTTAGTTTGGTAAGGTATTCTGCTATATCTTCAATAACAGTTTTATCAGACActaatgttacattatttttattaattttatacatatttggaACTTTAGTTGCTATTAATACTATACtgtctttatatttatcaatatttcttaTGAAAGCATTAATATTACGAAGTAAATCAACAAAATCGTTTTTATACACACCCTGCTCAACAGAATTATAAGTtactaatattactatttttatatttttaatattttttaaatacattttcattacatGAGCTGAAACTAACTCGTGTTTTGGACTTCTAGTATCACTGAATCCAGGAGTGTCTGTGTATGATGTAGCATTTAAATCGCTTGTAACTTGTTCTGGATATAATGTGAATGATTCACTAACTGAAGACCCTATTTTCTTACCATCTTCAATTAAGTAATGTGCACCACCAGAACCAACATTTTTTGATGTTAGTTTACTATTGTCTCCAGCCATAAATTGTACAAATGTAGTCTTGCCTGATCCTGCATTACCTAATACTAAAATTGtactttctattttattactatatttgtttatttcttcttctcCTTTTCTTATCATTTCATTTGTCATTGACAAACTCAGCTGTTTTTCATCTTGATCATTTGAACATTcccatttttctttctctttattttctttattgttctataacaaagtaatattaaagtagaaattatgtcaattaaaaaaaaaaaaaatgtattttaaaagtcaTTTTACCAACAGAAATTTTACTGTGGTACTGGTAATAGAATGAACACAATAT of Lycorma delicatula isolate Av1 chromosome 9, ASM4794821v1, whole genome shotgun sequence contains these proteins:
- the LOC142330170 gene encoding uncharacterized protein LOC142330170; translation: MHINNEMNKIKCNRNVTLYIVDMKELLFILIIFVPGIRSDPLRYELRDQQKNNSLEGENNFLEDNSYENIDNNKENKEKEKWECSNDQDEKQLSLSMTNEMIRKGEEEINKYSNKIESTILVLGNAGSGKTTFVQFMAGDNSKLTSKNVGSGGAHYLIEDGKKIGSSVSESFTLYPEQVTSDLNATSYTDTPGFSDTRSPKHELVSAHVMKMYLKNIKNIKIVILVTYNSVEQGVYKNDFVDLLRNINAFIRNIDKYKDSIVLIATKVPNMYKINKNNVTLVSDKTVIEDIAEYLTKLKISLNEKLLNSDENKEKIFLENSIKLIDAFQETDANGNYKRINIFHRPSQAGILSQIPLLQQAKETLRNTMVNIKYSELSENDVGYALSGSARNYLYCLLWYINDIVTDMSSYIHELLENHYKLQMSKYTDVYQLYNYQNTISKRLITLKNDLKVSNNYKNYSTILKDFISKENIQLKELENNTYFEIEEYLINIQQFTDISPILTTVMWAEQMKKILNFIKEELSWYSFLIKMFEHFSTYKIQVSKSELYKPTELYNSTDSSKTVLSNIVELLYENLDSDFSSTSLTADRKLEFDDVISLTIKSQTNISCDDGKITVKGYFVTFSSIKNNTLLRNYCGNIPIKMLVIYGLHTVFIDTDLTEEYFKGINVMIAAPKWEIIGNREINIDGIPGKTHNNGKELGESGKDGLVGLPGGNGGNFFGIGSYFINEENLVVSANGGKGGPGQNGGNGKVGSNGLHGFKKFRQSFGDYDKLRDSGLISYPLKELSDADTMNDFELDMELYSLNGDTGSNGGRGGNGGVGGIGGNPGYILLLGEYNPSKISIHNSQGYLGDDGESGNDGERGENGTPFTCVKTDLSYYRQGNYDKNIIHLWMCSNLTDYFNKCSSHKDVISLKSTYNSSVNYILPPQPKVYDFSSEIHHYTLLLKSLKNKYMSKYTEKLLKQIEILKI